A DNA window from Myxococcota bacterium contains the following coding sequences:
- a CDS encoding DUF1302 family protein gives MRIRAIASVALLCACALPATAVEFYDGRVQVHGYAETQLRALNEKFEQELDLAQWYNVLNVEVEVDVLPEGLGPIDLMSVYVRAEGRYDALYSEGFRIFHSVDTYGNGARRLPERLRDARDPDFGGVVPGPEGPVDRHLSRRPTPFAPEGERRGIPEFDSFFRQAGGDNRLGTADDPGRYASAALLDYQFALREFRGPDSQGTQVLGPWLPRNLVRSVALNADRANPFRGRIPPTALATGTDGVTGGAFEDASSVRFYDGDPQLTALTPAQIGAGIQIDPLDPASRATLALVAPDTTITAASRGKCERAGVAACVAGATFPDPDGPGTFTVQPLNALPPVPVAGTDFSSAGLDAGGNVIAAFGGDFSGVVPCLDPTEPVLAPRQRGELGPLALDENAGCIPGSFETVTIGGVTQFGNAVTGPENVRYTGGLGENPFRPAPDLSNASNRNASLLQAQGLYYPSAGLRNVLRSGDLDSPRLNFDEIDRAFNRGASQQRTKELKEAYVDLEFLESRLWARLGLQNIVWGKTEVFRTNDQFNPQDLALSSLPSLEESRIALWSGRFVYSLYDVGALEDVRLEFAFNFDRFEPADIGACGEPYAPDLTCNLTYGLLSHSFTGAGIAGIDRPESPWKEIGDLEFGGRIEWRWDRFSFSIIDFYGFDDVPYTEAIFFYERAVDPQSGRPVAARLPGQALGTCQRAGEVAVDTLNAGGGGGVAYNTSFASHPYSVTPGQTPLGGGAVRGGVGTDPGCLRPGGAPGYANTFAFDAAALALTNALEFQSANQQLFAWTCLSTVGVASALDPGACAWTVFASPSNLRGVNVPITEAFVPVFAGDPDGPSTVRTMAIVNNFQRSVAVSGPLIAFPLASVNRLYNDPQAPFDTNNNGMVDNGVGCADDDPATPCDLGGYDGFDTRTQRARFPGQPTLDNSLTNEQRALLGCGPFYGTRCDSTSRETTTADFPQSGNFGGIDLLNAEASAIVQSWLGVEGTLPGQITTDNLPQPGTIGPLGPARGVGAGSSQRTNVPFVGGPTCTRFIETQGLVKLPGCRGIASLSVRYNDPNGIPGDADDVPMRVEVAFEAGYLPSIDGCILGDVINRRGAAASVPVTAVGASPELARQLARCSGATVRRAVPEQFITGFDASGNPTTVPNTGQNPDVAACAPRGFGGTITVNGAPRRVFVCASQEVTLADLPLIHPTAGCIASDTNPTASAACYEWFNRDLVEEFFEGTGQLFQNELAAVSYNFLMFLTLTSCDLRTADLDGRANGDAAGLAANPECFLPSAPYEPGRCSLATPNLCANVKNFLAAVGVRRNTVRAAGNERFGRRTFIWHSGGEAVLRYDRRNVLGFSTDFAEDWSKTSWGVEFTWIEGVPYANNDDPEGITESDSFNVTVSVDRPTFIHFLNPNRTFFFNTQWFASYVPEHREGFLIDGPVDVFATFSVSTGYFQDRLRPQLFTVYALRSRGGAVLPSLEYAFTDSFSVTVGLLYFFGRTQLRPMPINELSPVVNRAGANAYRDGVENGLSAVRKRDEIFMRLRWAF, from the coding sequence GTGCGGATCCGCGCCATCGCGAGCGTCGCGCTCCTGTGCGCGTGCGCGTTGCCGGCGACAGCCGTCGAGTTCTACGACGGTCGCGTCCAGGTCCACGGCTACGCCGAGACCCAGCTCCGCGCCCTGAACGAGAAGTTCGAGCAGGAGCTCGATCTCGCGCAGTGGTACAACGTCCTGAACGTCGAGGTCGAGGTCGACGTCCTCCCGGAAGGGTTGGGGCCGATCGACCTGATGAGCGTCTATGTGCGGGCCGAGGGCCGCTACGACGCGCTCTACTCCGAGGGTTTTCGGATCTTCCACAGCGTCGACACGTACGGGAACGGGGCGCGCCGACTGCCCGAGCGGCTTCGCGATGCCCGCGATCCCGACTTCGGCGGGGTGGTACCGGGCCCGGAGGGTCCCGTCGACCGCCACCTCAGTCGGCGTCCGACGCCCTTCGCTCCCGAGGGCGAGCGCCGCGGGATTCCCGAGTTCGATTCCTTCTTTCGCCAGGCCGGCGGAGACAACCGTCTGGGGACCGCCGACGACCCCGGGCGCTACGCGAGCGCCGCGCTCCTCGACTACCAGTTCGCGCTGCGGGAGTTCCGCGGCCCCGACAGCCAGGGAACCCAGGTTCTCGGACCCTGGTTGCCCCGCAACCTCGTGCGCAGCGTCGCGTTGAACGCCGACCGCGCGAACCCCTTCCGCGGGCGGATTCCGCCGACGGCGCTCGCGACGGGGACCGACGGGGTGACAGGGGGCGCCTTCGAGGACGCCAGCTCGGTGCGCTTCTACGACGGCGATCCCCAGCTCACGGCGCTGACGCCCGCGCAGATCGGGGCGGGCATCCAGATCGATCCCCTCGACCCGGCGAGCCGCGCGACGCTCGCGCTGGTCGCTCCCGATACCACGATCACCGCGGCGTCCCGGGGCAAGTGCGAACGCGCGGGCGTCGCGGCGTGCGTCGCCGGCGCCACTTTCCCGGATCCGGACGGGCCGGGGACGTTCACGGTGCAGCCACTCAACGCGCTGCCCCCGGTGCCAGTGGCCGGGACCGACTTCTCGTCCGCCGGGCTCGACGCTGGCGGCAACGTCATCGCCGCGTTCGGCGGGGACTTCAGCGGCGTCGTGCCCTGTCTCGACCCGACCGAACCCGTGCTCGCCCCGCGTCAACGCGGTGAACTCGGTCCCCTCGCCCTCGACGAGAACGCCGGCTGCATTCCCGGCTCGTTCGAGACCGTGACCATCGGTGGCGTCACTCAGTTCGGCAACGCGGTCACGGGGCCCGAGAATGTCCGCTACACGGGCGGCCTCGGCGAGAATCCGTTCCGACCGGCGCCCGACCTCTCGAACGCGTCGAATCGCAACGCATCGCTCTTACAGGCGCAGGGCCTCTACTACCCGAGCGCGGGATTGCGCAACGTCCTGCGCTCGGGCGATCTCGATTCGCCGCGCCTGAACTTCGACGAGATCGACCGGGCCTTCAACCGTGGCGCGAGCCAGCAGCGGACGAAGGAACTGAAGGAAGCCTACGTCGACCTCGAGTTCCTCGAGTCGCGGCTCTGGGCGCGCCTTGGCCTGCAGAACATCGTGTGGGGGAAGACGGAGGTCTTCCGCACCAACGACCAGTTCAATCCGCAAGACCTCGCCCTGTCCTCGCTCCCGAGCCTCGAGGAGTCGCGCATCGCGCTGTGGTCGGGGCGCTTCGTGTATTCGCTCTACGACGTCGGAGCGCTCGAGGACGTGCGTCTCGAGTTCGCCTTCAACTTCGATCGTTTCGAACCCGCCGACATCGGTGCCTGCGGTGAGCCCTACGCCCCGGACCTCACCTGCAACCTGACCTATGGGTTGCTCTCCCATTCCTTTACGGGGGCGGGCATCGCGGGCATCGACCGACCCGAGAGCCCCTGGAAGGAGATCGGCGATCTCGAGTTCGGGGGGCGCATCGAGTGGCGCTGGGATCGCTTCAGCTTCTCGATCATCGACTTCTACGGCTTCGACGACGTGCCCTACACCGAAGCCATCTTCTTCTACGAGCGCGCCGTCGATCCCCAGTCCGGCCGTCCGGTCGCCGCGCGTCTGCCCGGCCAGGCGCTGGGCACCTGCCAGCGGGCGGGCGAGGTCGCGGTCGATACGCTGAACGCCGGTGGTGGGGGCGGCGTCGCGTACAACACCTCCTTTGCGTCCCATCCCTATTCGGTGACGCCCGGCCAGACACCCCTGGGCGGCGGCGCGGTGCGCGGCGGCGTGGGGACCGACCCCGGTTGTCTGCGTCCGGGCGGAGCGCCCGGTTACGCGAACACCTTCGCCTTCGACGCGGCCGCCCTGGCTTTGACCAATGCCCTCGAGTTCCAGTCCGCGAACCAGCAGCTCTTCGCCTGGACCTGTCTCTCGACGGTGGGCGTCGCCTCGGCCCTCGACCCGGGCGCCTGCGCCTGGACCGTGTTCGCGAGTCCGTCGAACCTGCGCGGCGTGAACGTGCCGATCACCGAGGCGTTCGTGCCGGTCTTCGCGGGCGACCCGGACGGGCCGTCGACCGTGCGCACCATGGCGATCGTCAACAACTTCCAGCGCAGCGTCGCGGTGTCGGGTCCTTTGATCGCGTTCCCGCTGGCTTCGGTCAATCGCCTCTACAACGATCCCCAGGCCCCCTTCGACACGAACAACAACGGGATGGTCGACAACGGGGTGGGGTGCGCCGACGACGATCCCGCGACGCCCTGCGACCTGGGCGGCTACGACGGGTTCGACACGCGCACCCAGCGCGCGCGTTTCCCGGGCCAGCCCACCCTCGACAACTCGCTGACCAACGAACAGCGGGCGCTGCTCGGCTGCGGCCCCTTCTACGGTACGCGCTGCGACAGCACCAGCCGCGAGACCACGACCGCGGACTTTCCCCAGTCGGGCAACTTCGGCGGCATCGACCTGCTCAACGCCGAGGCGAGTGCCATCGTGCAGTCGTGGCTCGGTGTCGAGGGCACGCTGCCCGGCCAGATCACCACCGACAACCTGCCCCAGCCGGGCACGATCGGGCCGCTCGGACCCGCGCGCGGGGTGGGAGCAGGCAGCAGCCAGCGGACGAACGTGCCCTTCGTCGGCGGGCCGACCTGCACCCGGTTCATCGAGACCCAGGGGCTGGTGAAGCTGCCGGGGTGTCGGGGGATCGCGTCGCTCAGCGTTCGTTACAACGATCCCAACGGCATCCCGGGCGATGCCGACGACGTCCCGATGCGCGTCGAGGTGGCCTTCGAGGCGGGGTATCTGCCGTCGATCGACGGCTGCATCCTGGGCGACGTGATCAACCGGCGCGGGGCGGCGGCCAGCGTGCCCGTGACCGCGGTCGGGGCCTCTCCCGAACTCGCGCGTCAGCTCGCGCGCTGCAGCGGGGCCACCGTCCGCCGCGCCGTTCCCGAACAGTTCATCACGGGCTTCGACGCCTCGGGGAACCCGACGACGGTGCCGAACACGGGACAGAACCCGGACGTTGCCGCCTGCGCGCCGCGCGGCTTCGGCGGCACGATCACCGTCAACGGTGCACCGCGCCGGGTGTTCGTGTGCGCCTCCCAGGAGGTGACCCTCGCCGACCTGCCCCTCATCCATCCCACGGCGGGCTGCATCGCCTCCGACACGAATCCGACCGCGTCCGCCGCCTGCTACGAGTGGTTCAACCGCGATCTGGTCGAGGAGTTCTTCGAGGGCACGGGGCAGCTCTTCCAGAACGAGCTCGCGGCGGTCTCGTACAACTTCTTGATGTTCCTGACCCTCACCTCGTGCGATCTGCGGACCGCGGATCTGGACGGCCGCGCGAACGGAGATGCGGCGGGGCTGGCCGCGAACCCCGAGTGCTTCCTGCCGTCGGCGCCCTACGAGCCGGGGCGCTGCAGCCTGGCGACGCCGAACCTGTGCGCGAACGTGAAGAACTTCCTGGCTGCGGTCGGTGTGCGCCGGAACACGGTGCGCGCGGCGGGCAACGAGCGCTTCGGGCGACGCACCTTCATCTGGCACAGCGGGGGGGAAGCGGTGCTGCGCTACGACCGGCGCAACGTCCTGGGCTTCTCGACCGACTTCGCCGAGGACTGGTCGAAGACGAGCTGGGGGGTCGAGTTCACCTGGATCGAGGGGGTGCCCTACGCGAACAACGACGATCCCGAGGGCATCACCGAGAGCGACTCGTTCAACGTCACGGTGTCCGTCGATCGCCCGACGTTCATCCACTTCCTCAACCCGAACCGGACCTTCTTCTTCAACACCCAGTGGTTCGCGAGCTACGTGCCCGAGCACCGCGAGGGCTTCCTGATCGACGGTCCGGTGGACGTGTTCGCGACCTTCTCGGTCTCGACGGGCTACTTCCAGGATCGCCTGCGGCCCCAGCTCTTCACCGTCTACGCACTGCGCTCCCGCGGAGGCGCCGTGCTGCCATCGCTCGAGTACGCCTTCACCGATTCGTTCTCGGTGACGGTCGGGCTCCTCTACTTCTTCGGGCGCACCCAGCTGCGTCCCATGCCGATCAACGAACTCTCGCCCGTGGTGAATCGGGCCGGGGCGAACGCGTACCGGGACGGCGTGGAGAACGGACTCTCGGCCGTGCGCAAACGCGACGAGATCTTCATGCGCCTGCGCTGGGCGTTCTAG
- a CDS encoding DUF1329 domain-containing protein yields the protein MATQHRSKPNAPRARRIAFAVAWALAWGTAPGAALAADATQRPPRCPPAETAATQGGPEPLALREGLRVGYRDLLRLRAWLPAEVWRNRNTFFHARMQMEIGPCFRRYALPGPPSGDGSFSVDDAGNLVGAGGGLPFPPATLDPAGADAGARWAWNVERRDRGAGPHGRFRIVDKPGRTGATQTYTGEWHQWIPPREGDADDEDAPRWVAGGRFASPGSVRHLAWKQTRRAASDADFEAPDATFVYLPSLRRVRRAASAWSDGLFMPRYRAGRAAGGERALPLGGGAAVSAGGSVAATEHLRRGFLGLSLRPNAYVWRLEGERDVLAPLNVSRSGYPKHPGRDFGPSGLSAASDRWELRRAVLLHGDLRARGGDYDRLTLYVDAQTAQPLYYITKRRDGRLVEVGILLHRYSGDQAGYPPGRDGEPLRVFDPVAAVFYETRGGGSGWRRESYDVRSTPLSDAERERWLAPGALERRG from the coding sequence GTGGCGACCCAGCATCGGTCGAAACCCAACGCGCCGCGGGCGCGCCGGATCGCCTTCGCGGTGGCGTGGGCGCTCGCCTGGGGGACGGCGCCGGGCGCCGCCCTCGCGGCAGACGCGACCCAGCGCCCCCCGCGCTGTCCGCCGGCCGAGACCGCCGCGACACAGGGCGGCCCCGAACCCCTCGCCCTCCGCGAGGGTCTGCGGGTCGGCTACCGCGATCTGCTGCGGCTGCGCGCGTGGCTACCGGCCGAGGTCTGGCGCAATCGGAACACGTTCTTCCACGCCCGGATGCAGATGGAGATCGGGCCCTGCTTCCGCCGCTACGCCCTGCCCGGTCCGCCATCCGGAGACGGATCGTTCTCGGTCGACGACGCGGGAAACCTCGTCGGCGCGGGCGGCGGGCTGCCGTTCCCGCCCGCCACCCTCGATCCCGCCGGAGCCGACGCCGGCGCCCGCTGGGCCTGGAACGTCGAACGACGCGATCGCGGCGCCGGTCCCCACGGCCGGTTTCGGATCGTCGACAAACCCGGACGCACCGGCGCCACCCAGACCTACACGGGAGAGTGGCACCAGTGGATCCCGCCCAGAGAAGGCGACGCCGACGACGAAGATGCGCCCCGCTGGGTCGCCGGCGGGCGCTTCGCCTCGCCGGGATCCGTGCGGCACCTCGCCTGGAAGCAGACCCGTCGCGCGGCCAGCGACGCCGACTTCGAGGCGCCCGACGCGACCTTCGTCTACCTGCCGTCCCTGCGCCGCGTGCGACGCGCGGCGAGTGCGTGGTCCGACGGGCTCTTCATGCCGCGCTATCGCGCCGGACGCGCCGCCGGTGGCGAACGTGCCCTGCCGCTGGGAGGCGGCGCGGCGGTGTCCGCGGGAGGCAGCGTCGCCGCGACGGAGCACCTGCGACGCGGCTTCCTCGGACTCTCCCTGCGCCCCAACGCCTACGTGTGGCGACTCGAGGGCGAGCGCGACGTACTCGCCCCGCTCAATGTGTCACGTTCGGGCTACCCGAAGCATCCGGGGCGCGACTTCGGACCGAGCGGGCTCTCGGCGGCCAGCGATCGCTGGGAGCTTCGCCGCGCCGTCCTGCTGCACGGGGATCTGCGCGCGCGCGGAGGCGACTACGACCGCCTGACGCTCTACGTCGACGCCCAGACGGCGCAGCCGCTCTACTACATCACCAAGCGACGCGACGGCCGACTCGTGGAGGTAGGCATCCTGCTCCACCGCTACAGCGGCGATCAGGCCGGCTACCCGCCGGGCCGCGATGGTGAGCCGCTGCGCGTCTTCGATCCGGTGGCGGCAGTCTTCTACGAGACCCGTGGCGGAGGCAGCGGTTGGCGCCGCGAGTCCTACGACGTGCGCTCGACGCCGCTGTCCGACGCCGAGCGCGAACGCTGGCTCGCACCCGGCGCCCTCGAGCGCCGGGGCTAG
- a CDS encoding HAMP domain-containing sensor histidine kinase, producing MRRSIGTPLALGIALAVLVVALGVGWQILVLDDPRPLARGLSTRDWVMLVLGGVFFSLVLIGLLGLSLWLVREMRLNQRQQAFLDAVTHEMRTPLASLRLYLETLERHDPDAEKRREFLHRMGQDVDRLDHTVGQVLLAARSEEGRRRVPTDDVELEDLLTECIGELREVHALPESAVQLDVRPHASVRGDRTELGVVFRNLLENAAKYSEDPVEIRVGVEQTSDGRVDVSISDRGIGIPARELRKIFQRFYRAGRDVQRTASGLGLGLFIVRSLVRKQGGRVVARSEGSGTGSRFVVSLRAAGRLAEPERA from the coding sequence GTGCGGCGTTCGATCGGCACCCCTCTCGCGCTCGGCATCGCGCTCGCGGTCCTGGTGGTCGCGCTGGGGGTGGGCTGGCAGATCCTGGTCCTCGACGATCCGCGACCCCTCGCGCGCGGCTTGTCGACCCGCGACTGGGTGATGCTGGTGCTCGGCGGCGTCTTCTTCTCCCTGGTGCTCATCGGGCTGCTGGGCCTGTCGCTCTGGCTGGTGCGCGAGATGCGTTTGAATCAGCGCCAGCAGGCCTTCCTCGACGCGGTCACCCACGAGATGCGCACGCCGCTAGCGTCGCTGCGTCTCTACCTGGAGACGCTCGAGCGGCACGACCCGGACGCGGAGAAGCGCCGCGAGTTCCTGCATCGGATGGGGCAGGACGTGGACCGCCTCGATCACACGGTGGGACAGGTGCTGCTGGCGGCACGTAGCGAGGAGGGGCGACGGCGTGTCCCGACGGACGACGTCGAACTCGAGGACCTGCTCACCGAGTGCATCGGCGAGCTGCGCGAGGTCCACGCCTTGCCCGAGTCGGCGGTGCAGCTCGACGTACGGCCCCACGCCTCCGTCCGCGGCGATCGCACCGAGCTCGGCGTGGTGTTCCGCAACCTGCTGGAGAACGCTGCCAAGTACTCGGAAGACCCGGTCGAGATTCGCGTCGGCGTCGAACAGACCAGCGATGGTCGGGTCGACGTATCGATCTCGGACCGCGGCATCGGCATTCCGGCGCGCGAGCTGCGCAAGATCTTCCAGCGCTTCTACCGCGCCGGTCGCGACGTGCAGCGCACGGCCTCCGGGCTCGGGCTCGGCCTGTTCATCGTGCGTTCGCTCGTGCGCAAGCAGGGCGGTCGCGTCGTCGCACGCAGCGAGGGCTCGGGCACGGGCAGCCGCTTCGTCGTGTCGCTGCGCGCCGCCGGTCGCCTCGCCGAACCGGAGCGCGCATGA